Genomic DNA from Desulfonema ishimotonii:
TGCTGAAACGTGGTCGGTTTGGGCGTACCGAGAATTTGGGGGATGTTTGTGTCCAACAATACATCTTTCGGATTTTGTTCTGCGGACATAAACGCATCTTCAAAAAATACCCGCCCCGAAAATGCTTCCGTGTTACCGAAGATGGCTTGGGCAATGTCATATTTGCCCGCATGTTTTAGGATGAGCGAACGATATTCCTGATCCCGGCCTTTCAGGATGTTGTCCAGCTTTTCATGGAATTCATTTTTGAAAAATATTTTCTTTTCAAGACCTTCCAGCTTTTCTATAATTTCCGATGGAACATCCGCATCCCGCAGTTGTTCAATATCGTCAGGGGTAATTTCATACCTCATAAAGCGCAGATTTTCAGGGACATGCTCTCCTATCGTTTTTTCATAGGCCAGGCGGAACATTCCGGTGTGGCCGAAAGAGACCACCTCACCAGCATCATCCACAATATAAAAACAGGGAACTCCGTTTGGGCTTTTTTCCAACTGCTTCAGAAGATTGGCATCTTTACTATTCAGACTTTGGTTTTTCATGGCACATTTATTGCTTTTATTGGCGAATTATCTGAAATTTTTCTACCATAAGAGATGATAACTCACTTTCATAATTATGTATATTATTCAGAAGACGAAAAACATGACACCGGAACGTCTTGTATTTCTCATAATATGTGTTTCTGATCAGTTTCCCTTTTGCAAAACGCCAAAGGCGTTCGATCAGATTCAGGTTCGGAGCATAGGCCGGGAGAAAATACAAACTGATCCGGGGATTTTTTTCAAGCCATTCCTGTGTGTTCCGGGCATGAAAATAAGTGGCATTATCAGCAAAAACCTTTATCATACTGGCTTTCGGATAGGTTCTGAGCAGTTTTTTGAAAAAAATGATCGCTTTTTCGGAGTCACAGTTTTTTTCGTCGGTCTCATGTATCAGCTTACAGGTCACGGGATCATATCCGCCCATGATATTCAGGCGCTGACGCCCGGAATTTGCTTTTAAAACAGGTCGTTCGGACGGATCTCCCCAACATGTCGCGGGCACGGTCTGATGAACGAAGTGCATGGCATCGCAGAAAATGACGACTCTGCCGGACTCCGGATCGGCGGCGGATTTGCGGAGTTTCTCATATTTTTCAATAAAATCGGTTTGTTCTTTTTCGGACGGCGGTTTTCCCGGAATCAGCTTCGGACGGAGTCGTCTCAGTCCGTTTTTTTTAAGGAGCTTCGCAACCGCGCTTTGGCAGTAGGCAATCCCGGTCTGTTCCCTTATATAATGACAGATGACTTTCGTATCGGAAGGGAGTTCTTTTTTCACCCATGCGATCATGTCTGCGAGCTGATCATCTGACAGAAAGCAC
This window encodes:
- a CDS encoding IS630 family transposase; protein product: MRKKRSLNIRTHIFMPEETETLKRYRDGQKDYRLKLRFIALLLIAGNTGTEIVAAAVGKDIRTVETWYGKYLTHGPDALNSFQYQPKRCFLSDDQLADMIAWVKKELPSDTKVICHYIREQTGIAYCQSAVAKLLKKNGLRRLRPKLIPGKPPSEKEQTDFIEKYEKLRKSAADPESGRVVIFCDAMHFVHQTVPATCWGDPSERPVLKANSGRQRLNIMGGYDPVTCKLIHETDEKNCDSEKAIIFFKKLLRTYPKASMIKVFADNATYFHARNTQEWLEKNPRISLYFLPAYAPNLNLIERLWRFAKGKLIRNTYYEKYKTFRCHVFRLLNNIHNYESELSSLMVEKFQIIRQ